In a genomic window of Glycine max cultivar Williams 82 chromosome 13, Glycine_max_v4.0, whole genome shotgun sequence:
- the LOC106795606 gene encoding E3 ubiquitin-protein ligase ATL6-like, with the protein MAFRQSRLRNRDFMWIRVLSAFSGCCPRVMEHGISPIGVAKPAWHFAIGIASTTFPTPLVGHSAARAGFDQAVIDTFLTLECVVCLNEFEDTETLRLIPKCDLVFHSECIDEWIASHTTYLVCRAKPVPISANINGEMPC; encoded by the exons ATGGCATTTCGCCAGTCGAGGCTGCGAAACAGGGACTTCATGTGGATTCGCGTGCTTTCAGCTTTTTCAGGTTGTTGTCCACGTGTCATGGAGCATGGCATTTCGCCAATAGGGGTTGCGAAACCAGCATGGCATTTCGCCATTGGCATTG CATCCACAACCTTCCCGACACCTCTGGTAGGTCACAGTGCGGCTCGCGCAGGTTTCGACCAGGCGGTGATCGACACGTTCCTGACGCTGGAGTGTGTGGTGTGCTTGAACGAGTTCGAGGACACCGAAACGCTGCGTTTAATCCCCAAGTGCGACCTCGTGTTCCACTCTGAGTGCATAGACGAGTGGATAGCTTCCCACACCACTTACCTCGTGTGTCGTGCCAAACCCGTCCCTATTTCTGCCAACATCAATGGCGAAATGCCATGCTGA
- the LOC100800481 gene encoding probable receptor-like protein kinase At1g11050, with protein sequence MDRQVMQMLLFLMSLFTIFAPWITASFSCPIDLSYVDTIPWNTSTCKDPIDKEPCCDILLSVFAIGLAELLKDTKTFYLPNESTSSSCLHDFNLRLQALSIPPKMVPLCFPNSTRFVFNASACAGIRTTLDWTQRVGMVSPVDTFCNGDLKDKTRCKTCTEAAYQVTSQLTTIDPNANTTKCFYYIVLYAAAVVNQFGTTDVSTTSCILGLRQPSSGVIEEGSSNTEEVLKLGFSLLGVIIGVVLALLTIVMYKKWDKRRKEHVYHREIENKVRAGVLPNAGAKWFDVSELKCATNKFSPRNVVGQGGDGVVYKGILSDGAVVAVKEIFDLEAKGDEDFCYEVEIISKIKHRNLLALRGCCVASDNLNGKRRFLVYDFMPNGSLSDQLCFDGANRLTWPQRKNIILGVARGLAYLHYEIKPPIYHRDIKATNILLDSEMNAKLADFGLAKQGSEDQSHLTTKVAGTYGYVAPEYALYGKLTEKSDVYSFGIVILEIMSGRKVLDALNSSADSITDWVWTLVESGKKGEIFCESIREGPVKVMERFVLVGMLCAHGVVTLRPTIVEALKMLEGDIEIPELPERPVPLGHVSFQSSLLHGLHKSG encoded by the coding sequence ATGGATAGGCAAGTGATGCAGATGCTCCTTTTTCTCATGTCCCTCTTCACCATTTTCGCACCTTGGATTACTGCATCTTTCTCATGCCCCATAGATCTCAGCTATGTTGACACCATTCCATGGAACACTTCAACATGCAAAGACCCAATTGACAAAGAACCATGCTGCGACATACTTCTCAGTGTCTTTGCCATTGGCCTTGCCGAACTCCTCAAAGACACTAAAACATTTTACCTTCCCAATGAAAGCACTTCCTCCTCTTGCTTACATGACTTCAATCTCAGGCTTCAAGCCTTGTCAATTCCACCAAAGATGGTCCCTTTATGCTTCCCTAACTCAACAAGGTTTGTTTTCAATGCTTCAGCTTGTGCAGGCATTAGAACCACGCTTGATTGGACGCAACGGGTTGGCATGGTTAGCCCAGTAGACACTTTTTGCAATGGAGACCTCAAAGACAAAACTCGTTGCAAAACTTGCACTGAAGCTGCATACCAAGTCACTTCTCAGCTCACAACTATTGACCCAAATGCTAACACAACAAAATGTTTTTACTACATAGTGTTGTAtgctgctgctgttgtgaaTCAGTTTGGTACAACCGATGTAAGCACCACATCTTGCATACTAGGCCTGAGGCAACCCTCTAGTGGGGTAATAGAAGAGGGGTCAAGTAATACAGAAGAAGTGTTGAAATTGGGTTTTAGTTTGTTGGGTGTTATTATTGGTGTTGTGCTTGCTTTGTTGACGATAGTTATGTACAAAAAGTGGGATAAGAGAAGGAAGGAACATGTTTATCACAGGGAGATTGAGAACAAGGTGAGGGCTGGTGTTTTGCCTAATGCTGGTGCTAAATGGTTTGATGTATCAGAGCTTAAGTGTGCCACAAACAAATTTTCGCCGAGGAATGTGGTTGGTCAAGGTGGTGATGGGGTTGTGTACAAAGGGATTCTTTCTGATGGTGCTGTGGTTGCTGTTAAGGAGATTTTTGATTTGGAAGCTAAAGGGGATGAAGATTTCTGCTATGAGGTGGAGATCATAAGCAAGATCAAGCACAGGAATCTTCTTGCTCTTCGGGGTTGTTGCGTTGCTAGTGATAATTTGAATGGTAAGAGGAGGTTTTTGGTTTATGATTTCATGCCTAATGGTAGTCTTAGTGATCAATTGTGTTTTGATGGTGCTAATAGGTTAACTTGGCCTCAAAGAAAGAACATAATCCTTGGTGTGGCTAGGGGGCTTGCTTATTTGCACTATGAAATCAAACCCCCAATTTATCATCGTGATATTAAGGCTACCAACATACTTTTGGATTCCGAAATGAATGCAAAATTGGCAGATTTTGGGTTGGCCAAGCAAGGTAGTGAGGACCAATCTCATCTCACTACAAAGGTTGCTGGCACATATGGTTATGTGGCACCAGAGTATGCTCTATATGGGAAACTAACTGAGAAAAGTGATGTGTATAGTTTTGGTATtgtgattcttgaaatcatgaGTGGAAGAAAAGTGCTTGATGCTTTGAATTCATCTGCGGATTCAATCACGGATTGGGTATGGACACTTGTGGAATCTGGAAAGAAGGGGGAAATTTTTTGTGAGTCAATAAGGGAAGGGCCAGTAAAAGTTATGGAAAGGTTTGTTCTTGTTGGAATGCTATGTGCTCATGGGGTTGTGACTTTAAGGCCTACTATTGTTGAGGCCCTTAAGATGTTAGAGGGTGACATTGAAATTCCTGAATTACCTGAGAGGCCAGTGCCACTAGGTCATGTGTCCTTTCAATCTTCTCTTTTGCATGGTCTACACAAAAGCGGTTGA